The following proteins are encoded in a genomic region of Ictalurus punctatus breed USDA103 chromosome 15, Coco_2.0, whole genome shotgun sequence:
- the erbb3b gene encoding receptor tyrosine-protein kinase erbB-3b, giving the protein MRLQVLAVLLLSLHGAAAQTQGVCPGSKNGLSFINSPAQHYNVLKERYSGCEIITGNLEITLMERNFNFSFLETVREVTGYVLIATNQFRRLPLEQLRVIRGSTLYDKEWALSVFLNFDGQYGLEDLGLTHLTEILAGGVQIVNNKHLSYAPWIHWQDIVRNSSALIQISENGQKAPCHPDCGGYCWGPTKDQCQILTKTVCAPQCHGRCFGSSPQHCCNTECAGGCTGPKETDCFACLHVSHKGACVPHCPQSHIYNKHTFQLEPNPDAMYQYGSICLHTCPVHFVVDGSACVSACPPDKMEVEKNGTKHCEPCNGLCPKVCEGTDSSTSNRQTVDSSNIDSFINCTKIQGSLHFLGLGINGDDYNNIPPLDPEKLRVFSTVREITGILSIQYWPAELKDLSFFSNLTTIRGRSLHVPFSLMVMKLDSLTSLGLRSLREISEGSVYISNNTNLCYQHTVKWQQIFTGTQPKRRLKLNDIKFNKPARLCEAEGHVCDPLCSNLGCWGPGPEQCLSCRNHSRRHTCVAQCNIFSGEPREFSGPTGECLACHPECLPQEGRETCRGEGADKCEACANLMDGPHCVSSCPYGVTGERGQTIFKYPDSTGHCQPCHLNCTSGCTGPSLRDCMDARLTADSPHIAAIVSGVLAGLIVCLAVVVMALLYRRGLAIRRKRALRRYLASGESIEPLDPGEKGTKVHARILKSSELRKSKLLGSGVFGTVHKGFWIPEGDSVKIPVAIKTIQNHSGGHAFAEITDHMLSIGSLDHQYIVRLLGICPGQSLQLVTQLSTHGSLLQYLRKNANNLDPQRLLNWCVQIAKGMYYLEEHRMVHRNLAARNVLLKSDYIVQVSDFGVADLLYPDDKKYVYKTPIKWMALESILFRRYTHQSDVWSYGVTVWEMMSHGAEPYTFMHPNDVPGLLEKGERLAQPQICTIDVYMVMVKCWMIDENVRPTFKELANEFTRMARDPPRYLVVKKEQNSAAADESLLREPKLTEVDLESEDDEVLDDGFATPPLHMSPSRSHSRMRIGSYRSASGQSVPVGYLPMTSTAGEDFRQLWSQRNRLGSARTTSESSEGRGTMMDMEMCEISSQTGSLRRGNSRGDSAYLSNCVSVTSDPFSPGIEAAEEDPDGYILPRSAHSSGRDALVTRSSSRASLRQNRATKNKSQPHAIPDPSQEYELMSKQPAILLHSPGDASGDGAADLSASRQSPCADLVTCSSSLSPHEAVQTQNATDDESDDRPVPVPADNEGVSEKEPCEDNVDVGTVPAEGQPKQAVVEYEYMDIRNESILEKAHTSSHKPREEAIYQNTCELSAPNGNNRRSCKADEDEDAAIAEQPDEYEDMNACGKVCTSGVRLEYQNFPAKGRMVSGEEPHRVTMRAFRGACAGVDEKNSSTSFDNPDYWHSRLFHKPDAVCT; this is encoded by the exons TTTGCCCAGGGTCCAAGAATGGTCTCAGTTTTATAAACAGCCCTGCGCAGCATTACAATGTCTTGAAGGAACGCTACAGTGGCTGTGAGATCATCACTGGCAACTTGGAAATCACCCTGATGGAGCGTAACTTCAACTTCTCCTTCCTTGAA ACTGTTCGAGAAGTGACGGGCTATGTCCTCATCGCTACAAACCAGTTTCGCCGGCTTCCTTTGGAGCAGCTGCGAGTGATCCGTGGCAGCACGCTGTATGATAAGGAATGGGCCCTTTCTGTCTTCCTCAACTTCGATGGCCAGTATGGATTGGAGGACCTGGGTCTGACTCATCTCACAG AGATCCTGGCTGGAGGAGTGCAGATTGTCAATAACAAGCACCTAAGCTACGCTCCCTGGATCCACTGGCAGGACATAGTGAGAAACAGCAGTGCTCTCATCCAGATCAGTGAGAATGGTCAAAAAG CGCCGTGTCATCCTGACTGCGGTGGTTACTGCTGGGGTCCAACTAAGGATCAGTGTCAGATCT TGACTAAGACGGTGTGCGCGCCGCAGTGTCATGGCCGCTGTTTCGGCTCCAGCCCGCAGCACTGTTGCAACACTGAATGCGCAGGAGGCTGTACAGGGCCTAAGGAAACCGACTGCTTT GCATGCCTGCATGTGAGTCATAAGGGAGCGTGTGTGCCTCACTGTCCACAGTCGCACATCTACAACAAGCACACCTTCCAGCTGGAACCTAATCCCGACGCCATGTACCAGTACGGTTCAATCTGTTTGCACACATGCCCCG ttCACTTTGTGGTGGATGGCAGTGCGTGTGTAAGTGCCTGCCCTCCTGATAAAATGGAAGTAGAGAAGAATGGTACGAAGCACTGTGAGCCATGCAATGGACTCTGCCCAAAAG tgtgtgaggGCACAGATTCCAGTACGagcaacagacagacagtggaCTCCAGCAACATTGACAGTTTCATCAACTGCACCAAGATCCAGGGCAGCCTCCATTTTCTTGGCCTGGGTATTAACGG ggatgattataataatatacCTCCTCTAGACCCAGAGAAACTCAGAGTCTTCAGCACTGTAAGAGAAATAACAG GAATTTTGAGCATTCAGTATTGGCCTGCAGAGCTGAAGGATTTGTCATTTTTCTCCAATCTTACCACGATACGAGGACGGTCGCTTCACGT ACCGTTCTCTCtgatggtgatgaagttggACTCTCTGACGTCTCTGGGTCTGCGCTCTCTGCGGGAGATCAGCGAGGGCAGCGTGTATATCAGCAATAACACGAACCTATGTTACCAGCATACCGTGAAGTGGCAGCAGATCTTCACTGGCACCCAGCCTAAGCGCAGACTCAAATTAAACGACATCAAGTTCAACAAGCCGGCGAGACTGTGTG AGGCTGAGGGTCATGTATGTGATCCACTGTGTTCGAACTTAGGCTGTTGGGGCCCCGGACCTGAGCAGTGTCTTTCCTGCAGGAATCACAGTCGTCGTCATACCTGTGTAGCACAGTGTAACATCTTCTCTGG GGAACCACGGGAGTTCTCAGGTCCAACTGGAGAGTGCCTTGCCTGTCATCCTGAGTGCCTACCACAGGAGGGGAGAGAGACCTGCAGAGGAGAG GGAGCAGATAAGTGTGAAGCATGTGCTAACCTAATGGATGGTCCTCATTGTGTGTCCTCCTGCCCTTATGGAGTGACTGGAGAGAGGGGACAGACTATCTTTAAGTACCCAGATAGTACAGGACACTGCCAGCCTTGTCACCTGAACTGCACAAGCGG atgTACTGGTCCATCTTTGAGAGATTGCATGGATGCTCGTCTAACAGCGGACAG TCCTCACATTGCAGCTATAGTAAGCGGAGTGTTGGCTGGTCTCATCGTGTGTTTGGCAGTCGTGGTGATGGCGCTGCTGTACCGCCGTGGCCTGGCCATCCGCCGCAAGAGAGCACTCAGGAGATACCTGGCGAGCGGCGAG AGCATCGAGCCGCTGGATCCAGGCGAGAAAGGGACAAAAGTTCACGCTCGCATCCTGAAAAGTTCAGAGCTACGCAAGAGCAAACTCCTGGGATCGGGAGTCTTTGGTACCGTACACAAG GGTTTCTGGATACCTGAAGGGGACTCAGTGAAGATCCCTGTTGCTATAAAGACCATCCAAAACCACAGCGGGGGTCACGCTTTCGCTGAGATTACAGAT CACATGCTGTCTATCGGCAGTCTGGATCACCAATATATCGTGCGTTTGCTCGGAATCTGTCCTGGACAAAGCCTGCAGTTAGTCACCCAACTCAGCACTCACGGCTCCCTGCTGCAATATCTGCGGAAAAATGCGAACAACCTGGATCCCCAGCGCCTCCTCAACTGGTGTGTGCAGATAGCCAAG GGCATGTACTACCTAGAGGAACACCGCATGGTCCACAGGAACCTTGCTGCTCGGAACGTGCTGCTGAAGAGTGACTACATCGTGCAGGTTTCTGATTTTGGCGTTGCAGACCTGCTCTATCCTGATGACAAGAAATATGTCTACAAG ACTCCAATAAAATGGATGGCATTAGAGAGCATCTTGTTTAGGAGATATACTCACCAGAGCGACGTCTGGAGTTACG GTGTGACAGTGTGGGAGATGATGTCACATGGGGCGGAGCCGTACACTTTCATGCATCCTAACGATGTGCCGGGTCTGCTGGAGAAGGGCGAGCGTTTGGCCCAACCACAGATCTGCACCATCGATGTCTACATGGTCATGGTCAAGT gctGGATGATTGATGAGAACGTCAGGCCGACCTTTAAAGAGCTGGCTAACGAGTTTACCCGAATGGCAAGAGATCCACCCCGTTACCTTGTTGTCAAG AAAGAACAAAATAGTGCTGCGGCAGATGAGAGCCTTCTGCGCGAGCCTAAGCTAACGGAGGTTGACCTCGAAAGTGAAGATGATGAGGTGTTGGATGATGGCTTCGCCACTCCTCCTCTCCACATGTCACCATCTAGGAGTCACTCCCGCATGCGAATCGGCTCCTACAGG AGTGCCTCAGGCCAATCTGTACCAGTGGGATATCTGCCCATGACGTCAACTGCTGGGGAGGATTTCAGACAG CTGTGGTCCCAGAGGAACCGTCTAGGCTCGGCGAGAACCACGTCTGAAAGCTCAGAAGGCAGGGGAACGATGATGGACATGGAAATGTGCGAGATCAGCTCTCAGACAGGAAGCCTACGCAGAGGAAACAGCCGAGGAGACAGCGCGTACCTGTCCAACTGTGTGTCTGTCACATCTGATCCTTTTTCCCCAGGAATAGAGGCGGCTGAGGAGGACCCAGACGGGTATATCCTACCGAGAAGTGCGCACAGTTCAGGAAGAG acgctCTGGTGACTCGATCCAGTTCCAGAGCCAGCCTTCGACAAAACAGGGCAACTAAAAACAAGAGTCAACCGCACGCTATCCCAGATCCGTCGCAGGAGTATGAGCTGATGAGCAAACAGCCCGCTATACTCCTTCACTCACCGGGAGACGCCAGTGGCGACGGCGCAGCCGATCTTTCAGCCTCGCGACAGTCTCCCTGTGCTGATCTTGTGACCTGCAGTAGCAGCCTCTCACCACACGAGGCTGTCCAAACACAAAATGCCACTGATGATGAAAGTGATGACAGACCTGTGCCAGTTCCGGCAGACAACGAGGGAGTGTCTGAAAAAGAGCCCTGTGAAGACAATGTTGACGTCGGCACAGTTCCGGCGGAGGGGCAACCAAAGCAGGCTGTGGTTGAGTACGAATACATGGACATAAGAAACGAATCGATATTAGAAAAAGCCCACACCAGCTCACACAAGCCCAGAGAAGAAGCCATTTACCAGAACACTTGTGAGCTATCTGCTCCGAATGGGAACAACAGAAGGAGCTGCAAGGCGGATGAGGACGAGGACGCGGCCATCGCTGAGCAGCCGGATGAATACGAGGACATGAATGCATGTGGGAAGGTTTGTACATCAGGTGTCCGGCTTGAGTACCAGAACTTTCCAGCCAAGGGGAGAATGGTTTCAGGTGAAGAGCCACACAGAGTTACAATGAGAGCCTTCAGGGGCGCATGTGCTGGTGTGGATGAAAAGAACAGCAGCACGTCTTTTGACAACCCGGACTACTGGCACAGCAGACTGTTCCACAAACCCGACGCTGTATGCACATAA
- the pa2g4b gene encoding proliferation-associated protein 2G4b, producing the protein MSGDDDQQEQTIADDLVVTKYKMGADIANLALRAVVDAAKPGVSVLSLCEKGDAFITAETSKVFKKEKEIKKGIAFPTCVSVNNCVCHFSPLKSDPDYTLQDGDLVKIDLGVHVDGFISNVAHSLVVGATKEAPVTGRKADVIKAAYLCAEAALRLVKPGNQNTQVTEAWNKIAESFKCTAIEGMLSHQLKQHIIDGEKTIIQNPTDQQRKDHEKAEFEVHEVFAVDVLISTGEGKAKDSGQRTTVYKRDPSKQYGLKMKTSRAFFSEVEKRYDTMPFTLRAFEDESKARLGVVECAKHELLQPFTVLHEKEGEHVAQFKFTVMLMANGPLRITNGPFEPELYKSDHEVQDPELKALLQSSVSRKAQKKKKKKASKTAENATGQPMEVETETAK; encoded by the exons atgtcaggagaCGACGACCAGCAAGAGCAGACCATCGCCGACGACTTGGTCGTCACTAAATACAAAATGGGCGCCGACATAGCGAACT TGGCTCTGCGTGCTGTCGTAGATGCGGCCAAGCCGGGTGTCTCCGTGCTCAGCTTGTGTGAGAAAGGAGACGCCTTCATCACTGCCGAGACGAGCAAGGTGtttaaaaaggagaaggagaTCAAGAAAG GTATCGCCTTCCCCACCTGTGTGTCCGTCAACAACTGTGTGTGCCACTTCTCTCCTCTGAAGAGTGACCCTGACTACACACTGCAGGATGGTGACTTGGTTAAAAT CGATCTCGGAGTTCACGTGGATGGCTTCATCTCTAACGTAGCTCACAGCCTGGTGGTTGGAGCGACCAAG GAAGCACCAGTGACTGGCCGGAAGGCGGATGTGATCAAAGCTGCCTACCTGTGTGCTGAAGCAGCTCTGCGGCTTGTTAAGCCTGGAAACCAG AACACTCAGGTCACCGAAGCCTGGAATAAGATCGCCGAGTCCTTCAAATGCACAGCCATCGAGG GAATGCTGTCCCATCAGCTGAAGCAGCACATCATTGATGGAGAGAAGACCATCATTCAGAACCCTACAGACCAGCAGAG GAAGGATCATGAGAAGGCTGAGTTCGAGGTGCATGAAGTGTTTGCCGTGGATGTGCTGATCAGCACAGGAGAGGGGAAG GCTAAAGACTCAGGACAGAGGACCACCGTTTACAAGCGAGACCCGAGCAAGCAGTACGGGTTGAAAATGAAGACCTCGAGGGCGTTTTTCAGCGAGGTGGAGAAACGCTACGACACCATGCCTTTCACTCTCAG ggCGTTCGAGGATGAGAGCAAGGCTCGGCTGGGTGTTGTGGAGTGTGCCAAACACGAGCTGCTGCAGCCTTTCACCGTCCTGCATGAGAAGGAAG gcGAGCACGTGGCGCAGTTTAAATTCACCGTGATGCTGATGGCCAACGGTCCCCTGAGAATCACCAACGGTCCCTTCGAGCCGGAGCTGTACAAGTCCGACCACGAGGTGCAGGATCCTGAGCTCAAG GCTTTGTTGCAAAGCTCAGTCAGCCGGAAGGcccaaaagaagaagaaaaagaag GCCTCTAAGACAGCAGAGAACGCCACTGGACAACCGATGGAGGTGGAGACGGAGACTGCCAAGTAG